From a single Nakaseomyces glabratus chromosome H, complete sequence genomic region:
- a CDS encoding uncharacterized protein (CAGL0H00440g~Ortholog(s) have fungal-type vacuole membrane localization) — MRFRQNVVGAPRDVKLLWASVFLRLLSYGITNQVLTLLLSGIHMGEDRIGLFMSLTLVGDVLCSYILTWYADSWGRRRVLIYGSIMMMLSGIVFSYSENFHVLLIFAIFGVISPSSDEVGPFKSIEESMIAHLSSNDKRPDVYAMHSLVGTVGSALGAISCGVFIKFIKSHGYATTDVESYKLVFRLYAFIAFMKVIIMFMLSEKTELDSHFHDHIEDNNLSEAIVHDELTPLVETAAHKNEINKSRALSKETKATLTKLLVIFMVDSLGSGFMTSGWMVYYYKNIFLLSPVALGTMFFVSQGVQALSTLPSSSITRRLGPVKTTLAVQIPSGIFSILIPFAVNYLPLSIFLLNLHFATMAMDVTPRQIILTNLFKSSELTRVMGIVNIGKTFARCIGPIFTGLLASKGLLWCCYIISGSLVITADAILAFWFLSIDHKIKAQCS; from the coding sequence ATGAGGTTTAGACAGAATGTGGTGGGGGCACCTAGAGATGTTAAGCTCTTGTGGGCGTCTGTATTTCTGCGTTTACTATCTTATGGTATAACAAATCAAGTGCTCACGTTGTTATTAAGTGGGATACACATGGGTGAAGACCGTATAGGTCTTTTTATGTCCCTAACCTTAGTTGGTGATGTGTTGTGTTCTTACATTCTTACATGGTATGCTGATTCATGGGGAAGAAGAAGGGTGTTGATCTACGGATCTATCATGATGATGCTGAGTGGTATTGTGTTTAGTTACTCGGAGAATTTCCACGTCTTGCTGATATTTGCCATTTTTGGTGTTATCTCGCCATCCAGCGACGAAGTGGGTCCCTTTAAATCGATTGAAGAATCGATGATTGCACATCTATCATCAAATGACAAGAGGCCAGATGTGTATGCTATGCATAGTTTGGTTGGTACTGTAGGCAGTGCTTTAGGTGCAATATCTTGTGGGGTGTTTATTAAATTCATCAAGTCTCATGGTTATGCTACAACTGATGTAGAGAGTTATAAATTAGTTTTTAGACTATATGCGTTCATTGCATTTATGAAAGTTATTATAATGTTTATGTTATCAGAAAAGACAGAGTTGGACAGCCATTTTCATGATCATATTgaagataataatttatcAGAGGCTATTGTACATGATGAATTGACACCACTAGTAGAAACAGCTGCGCATAAAAACGAGATCAATAAGTCGAGAGCACTCTCAAAGGAAACTAAGGCAACATTAACTAAGTTGCTGGTAATCTTCATGGTGGATTCATTAGGTTCAGGTTTTATGACTAGTGGATGGATGGTTTATTACTATAAGAATATTTTCCTACTATCACCAGTTGCATTAGGTACCATGTTCTTTGTTTCTCAGGGTGTTCAAGCTTTATCTACATTGCCATCATCGAGTATTACTAGGAGACTTGGACCAGTTAAGACAACACTAGCAGTTCAAATACCATCGggtattttttcaatactGATTCCATTTGCTGTAAATTATTTGCCGCTCTCGATATTTCTGTTGAACTTACATTTTGCAACAATGGCAATGGATGTCACTCCAAGGCAAATAATTTTGACGAATTTGTTCAAATCTAGCGAACTAACTAGAGTCATGGGTATAGTAAATATTGGTAAAACGTTTGCGCGCTGTATTGGGCCAATATTTACAGGTCTGCTTGCAAGTAAAGGCTTACTGTGGTGTTGTTATATCATAAGTGGTTCCTTAGTTATTACCGCCGATGCCATATTAGCATTCTGGTTTTTGTCGATCGACCATAAGATTAAGGCACAATGTTCATAA
- the RPS5 gene encoding 40S ribosomal protein uS7 (CAGL0H00462g~Ortholog(s) have structural constituent of ribosome activity, role in rRNA export from nucleus and 90S preribosome, cytosolic small ribosomal subunit, extracellular region, membrane localization) — MSDTEAPVEVQEEFEVVEEFTPVTLATPIPEEVQRGSTEIKLFNKWSFEDVEVKDPSLVDYVQIRQPIFVAHTSGRYANKRFRKAQCPIIERLTNSMMMNGRNNGKKLKAVRIIKHTLEIIHILTEQNPLQVVVDAITNTGPREDTTRVGGGGAARRQAVDVSPLRRVNQAIALLTIGAREAAFRNIKTIAETLAEELINAAKGSSTSYAIKKKDELERVAKSNR, encoded by the coding sequence ATGTCTGACACAGAAGCTCCAgttgaagttcaagaagagTTCGAAGTTGTTGAAGAATTCACTCCAGTCACCTTGGCTACTCCAATCCCAGAAGAGGTTCAAAGAGGTTCCACTGAAATTAAGTTGTTCAACAAGTGGTCTTTTGAGGATGTCGAAGTGAAGGACCCATCCTTGGTCGACTACGTCCAAATTAGACAACCAATCTTCGTTGCTCACACCTCCGGTCGTTACGCCAACAAGAGATTCAGAAAGGCTCAATGTCCAATCATCGAAAGACTAACCAACTCCATGATGATGAACGGTAGAAACAACGGTAAGAAGTTGAAGGCCGTCAGAATCATTAAGCACACTTTGGAAATCATCCACATCTTGACCGAACAAAACCCATTGCAAGTTGTTGTTGACGCTATCACCAACACTGGTCCAAGAGAAGACACCACCagagtcggtggtggtggtgctgcCAGACGTCAAGCCGTCGATGTTTCTCCATTGAGAAGAGTTAACCAAGCTATTGCTTTGTTGACCATCGGTGCTAGAGAAGCTGCCTTCAGAAACATCAAGACCATTGCTGAAACTTTGGCCGAAGAATTGATTAACGCCGCCAAGGGTTCTTCTACTTCTTACGCtatcaagaagaaggacGAATTGGAACGTGTCGCCAAGTCCAACCGTtaa
- the IBA57 gene encoding Iba57p (CAGL0H00484g~Ortholog(s) have role in iron-sulfur cluster assembly and mitochondrial matrix localization) has protein sequence MMKTLTRSILDLTRSSKNAVSIQCGRRFISSIKATNLDNALLVYGEIPNKSYLQVRGPDTIGFLNGLVTSKLLPTFVKKNLTTIEVSDEKNKKDTNNNESPEFNEKKGNWGIYNAESHNGPYLSRFGIYSAFLNGKGKLVTDSIIYPSPGVVNDQTEAKIKLYPEYLLEFDKDIIPRMLTSFESHKLHNKIKFEEVKNTKTWDFFISFPGLTQNDPNPWIDNVYVPLTYLKNAEASNEFAESFITSLFPKISNKILGFYIERRTETLLNNDGTAPQFFRIVTTEDVDNAFDAFNSEAFPFTFEKLEKDSSFFKQCKLQYGFLDGSDAIQPDSLMPLELNFDYFPNTVSNNKGCYVGQELTARTYSTGILRKRLIPIEFENLSEQAVKLLNECDKYPDIEVEVDPKNQEPEPLQSTAPSPFGNSPFGNASTKLRQRKKAAGTLISFDGKYGIALFRIEHFKNIYDTPTPSKFFLTIGQEKIDVTPQRPIWYNEWKSSQ, from the coding sequence ATGATGAAAACGTTAACACGCTCAATATTAGACTTGACACGATCAAGTAAGAATGCAGTTTCTATACAATGTGGTCGGAGATTTATAAGTTCTATAAAGGCAACAAATTTGGACAATGCTCTTCTGGTATATGGTGAAATACCTAATAAATCATACTTACAGGTTAGAGGACCAGACACAATAGGTTTTCTCAATGGATTAGTTACTTCAAAGCTATTACCAACTTTTGTTAAGAAGAATCTAACTACAATTGAAGTAAgtgatgaaaaaaataagaaggACACTAATAATAACGAGTCCCCGGAGTTCAATGAGAAGAAAGGCAACTGGGGAATTTATAACGCCGAAAGTCACAACGGGCCATATCTCTCACGCTTTGGTATCTATAGTGCGTTCTTGAATGGTAAAGGCAAACTTGTAACGGACTCTATAATATACCCATCTCCTGGTGTAGTAAACGATCAAACCGAAGCCAAGATTAAGCTATATCCAGAATATCTGCTAGAGTTTGACAAGGATATAATACCTCGGATGTTAACATCTTTTGAGTCACACAAGCTGCATAATAAgataaaatttgaagaagttaagAACACTAAGACATGGGATTTCTTCATATCATTTCCAGGATTAACTCAAAATGATCCAAATCCATGGATAGATAACGTTTACGTGCCTCTTACCTATCTTAAAAACGCCGAAGCATCAAATGAGTTTGCGGAATCATTTATAACATCTCTATTTCCCAAAATCAGCAATAAGATATTGGGTTTTTACATTGAGAGAAGAACAGAAACATTACTTAACAACGATGGTACAGCACCACAATTCTTCAGGATTGTAACTACTGAAGATGTCGATAATGCATTTGACGCATTCAATTCTGAAGCTTTCCCTTTTACATTTGAGAAATTGGAAAAGGATAGCAGTTTCTTCAAACAATGTAAGCTTCAGTATGGGTTTTTGGATGGCTCAGATGCCATCCAACCGGATAGTTTGATGCCACTTGAATTAAACTTCGACTATTTTCCTAATACTGTCAGCAATAACAAAGGTTGTTATGTGGGACAAGAACTAACTGCAAGAACATACTCTACAGGTATCCTGAGGAAAAGACTAATTCCTATTGAATTCGAAAACTTGTCAGAGCAAGCGGTTAAACTATTAAATGAATGTGATAAATATCCTGACATTGAAGTAGAGGTTGATCCCAAAAACCAAGAGCCAGAACCACTGCAATCTACCGCACCATCACCATTTGGCAACTCTCCATTCGGCAATGCTAGTACCAAACTgagacaaagaaaaaaagccGCTGGTACGCTGATATCATTTGATGGTAAATACGGTATTGCACTTTTCAGAATCGAGCActttaaaaatatttacGATACTCCTACACCTTCCAAGTTTTTCTTGACTATAGGCCAAGAGAAAATCGACGTTACACCACAAAGACCAATTTGGTACAATGAGTGGAAAAGCAGTCAGTAA
- the ATP2 gene encoding F1F0 ATP synthase subunit beta (CAGL0H00506g~F1F0-ATPase complex, F1 beta subunit; expression upregulated in biofilm vs planktonic cell culture; protein abundance decreased in ace2 mutant cells) codes for MVLPRLYAAPSSRAALQAARMASKFNSPVRFASTAALASGKVSAVIGAIVDVQFEESNLPAILNALEIKTPQGKLVLEVAQHLGENTVRTIAMDGTEGLVRGEKVVDTGAPISVPVGRETLGRIINVIGEPIDERGPINSKLRKPIHADPPSFAEQSTAAEVLETGIKVVDLLAPYARGGKIGLFGGAGVGKTVFIQELINNIAKAHGGFSVFTGVGERTREGNDLYREMKETGVINLEGDSKVALVFGQMNEPPGARARVALTGLTIAEYFRDEEGQDVLLFVDNIFRFTQAGSEVSALLGRIPSAVGYQPTLATDMGLLQERITTTKKGSVTSVQAVYVPADDLTDPAPATTFAHLDATTVLSRSISELGIYPAVDPLDSKSRLLDAAVVGEEHYNVATKVQETLQTYKSLQDIIAILGMDELSEQDKLTVERARKIQRFLSQPFAVAEVFTGIEGKLVRLKDTISSFKAVLEGKYDDLPENAFYMVGGIEDVVAKAEKLAAEAS; via the coding sequence ATGGTATTGCCTAGACTATACGCTGCGCCATCCTCCCGTGCTGCTTTGCAAGCTGCTAGGATGGCCTCCAAATTCAACTCCCCAGTGAGATTCGCCTCTACTGCTGCTCTAGCCTCTGGTAAAGTTAGTGCTGTCATTGGTGCTATCGTCGATGTCCAATTCGAAGAGTCCAACTTGCCAGCTATCCTGAACGCTCTGGAGATCAAGACCCCACAGGGGAAACTGGTCCTGGAGGTCGCCCAGCACTTGGGTGAAAACACCGTCAGAACCATTGCCATGGACGGTACCGAAGGTCTGGTCAGAGGCGAGAAGGTCGTCGACACAGGTGCCCCAATCTCCGTCCCTGTCGGCAGAGAGACCCTGGGCAGAATCATCAACGTTATCGGTGAACCTATCGACGAGCGTGGCCCAATCAACTCAAAGTTGAGAAAGCCTATCCACGCCGACCCTCCTTCCTTCGCAGAACAGTCCACCGCCGCCGAAGTCCTGGAAACAGGTATCAAGGTCGTCGACTTGCTAGCCCCTTACGCCAGAGGTGGTAAGATCGGCCTGTTCGGTGGTGCCGGTGTCGGTAAGACCGTGTTCATCCAAGAACTGATCAACAACATCGCAAAGGCTCACGGTGGTTTCTCCGTGTTCACAGGTGTCGGTGAAAGAACCAGAGAAGGTAACGATTTGTACAGAGAAATGAAGGAAACCGGTGTCATCAACTTGGAAGGTGACTCTAAGGTCGCCTTGGTCTTCGGCCAAATGAACGAACCACCAggagccagagccagagtCGCCTTGACCGGTTTGACCATCGCAGAATACTTCagagatgaagaaggtcAAGATGTCCTGCTGTTCGTCGACAACATTTTCAGATTCACCCAAGCCGGTTCAGAAGTCTCCGCTTTGCTAGGTCGTATCCCATCCGCCGTCGGTTATCAACCAACCTTGGCCACCGATATGGGTCTGTTGCAAGAAAGAATTACCACCACAAAGAAGGGTTCCGTCACTTCCGTCCAAGCCGTCTACGTGCCTGCAGATGATTTAACAGATCCTGCCCCTGCCACTACTTTCGCGCACTTGGACGCCACCACCGTCTTGTCCAGAAGTATCTCAGAATTGGGTATCTACCCAGCTGTCGACCCATTGGACTCCAAGTCTAGATTGCTAGACGCTGCCGTTGTCGGTGAAGAGCATTACAACGTCGCCACAAAGGTCCAAGAAACTTTACAAACTTACAAGTCTCTGCAAGATATCATCGCCATTTTGGGTATGGATGAATTGTCCGAACAAGATAAGCTAACCGTCGAAAGAGCAAGAAAGATCCAAAGATTCTTGTCCCAACCATTCGCTGTCGCTGAAGTTTTCACCGGTATCGAAGGTAAGCTGGTCAGATTGAAGGACACCATCTCCTCTTTCAAGGCTGTCTTGGAAGGTAAGTACGATGATCTTCCAGAAAATGCATTCTATATGGTCGGTGGTATTGAAGATGTCGTTGCTAAGGCTGAAAAGTTGGCTGCTGAAGCTTCATAA
- the JHD2 gene encoding histone demethylase (CAGL0H00528g~Ortholog(s) have histone demethylase activity (H3-dimethyl-K4 specific), histone demethylase activity (H3-monomethyl-K4 specific), histone demethylase activity (H3-trimethyl-K4 specific) activity), with the protein MYAMEVPVVYPTEEEFADPIDYLNQPALRRLGKVYGMVRIVPPAGFNPPLALDKARFKFKVRWQNLNELQLLNRARLFFINNLNTFNRLKGHPAHLEHTYVRVATARLHLYDLYIHIMQRKGLLPTKSVLVDKPLWRSFLSRNKLSHTVSPEQLVQVFTSYLQDYYSYLYRMYRKTGSGSIYNAMLYKEAIPHSALQTNDLDSQDDQDHQDNQDNQDDRNEQGEETLRTQEPTPDEPVHHMARMSAAVGADDSELQDWCPICKHIPKDNELDDVSYCDSCSQIFHNRCIKNNNYLNNASGEWICNNCIIGNGFYGFKYSTHYFTLKEFEQKYGTDESPDVDKLEKEFWDLVGNQDVKTTVPYGADIHSEDPAELTGFPTNDKTYSTHPMNLLNLPQASSSLLPFLNRNISGMTIPWIYVGSKFSTFCWHLEDQYTLSANYQHEGSPKVWYSIPDNSCDNFHKLLHDLTPDLFEKQPDLLHQLVSLISPYDPLFKKYNVKWYKAVQHPNEYIVTFPKCYHAGFNTGYNINEAVNFTSESWLPYGLEAISDYQLTKKMPVFDMYELMVNILVMYYRDNLPSPVSDAFLQHCHHELLSYINKETRNIFSVMPFIAQERLLHVSNQLHLDSEDTKEYIQEDDEDGFFCASCSTMCSFVFVLQCKLDRSRHAKRRKTTNNDNHLLKVREFKKHLEEDSDSQVLCLTHFLECKDKSETINSLISLREFNELHHILKLSGNKMDGIK; encoded by the coding sequence ATGTATGCTATGGAGGTGCCTGTGGTATACCCTACTGAGGAAGAGTTCGCCGATCCCATCGATTACTTGAATCAGCCCGCTCTGCGGCGCCTGGGGAAGGTCTACGGGATGGTGAGGATAGTGCCCCCCGCGGGGTTCAACCCGCCGCTGGCACTGGACAAAGCCAGGTTCAAGTTCAAAGTGCGGTGGCAGAACCTTAACGAGCTCCAGCTGCTGAACAGGGCCCGCTTGTTCTTCATAAACAACTTGAACACTTTCAACAGGCTGAAGGGACACCCTGCCCACTTGGAGCACACATATGTGCGCGTCGCCACTGCAAGGCTGCACCTGTACGACCTATACATCCACATCATGCAGAGGAAGGGACTGCTGCCCACGAAGTCGGTGCTCGTCGACAAACCGCTGTGGAGGTCCTTCCTTTCAAGGAACAAGCTCAGCCACACGGTGTCCCCAGAGCAACTCGTACAGGTGTTCACTTCTTACCTGCAGGACTATTACTCATACCTCTACAGAATGTACAGGAAAACTGGCTCCGGCAGCATATACAATGCAATGTTGTACAAGGAGGCCATACCACACTCTGCACTGCAAACCAATGACCTGGATTCACAGGATGATCAGGATCACCAGGACAACCAGGACAACCAGGATGACAGGAATGAACAGGGTGAAGAAACTCTACGAACTCAGGAACCTACGCCAGACGAACCAGTACACCATATGGCCAGGATGTCCGCCGCTGTGGGAGCTGATGACTCCGAACTGCAGGACTGGTGCCCCATATGTAAACATATCCCGAAAGATAACGAACTAGACGACGTCTCTTACTGTGACAGTTGTAGCCAGATCTTCCACAACAGGTgcatcaaaaataataactaCTTGAACAACGCCAGTGGAGAATGGATCTGTAATAATTGTATTATTGGAAACGGATTTTATGGGTTCAAATACAGCACACACTACTTTACACTGAAAGAATTTGAACAGAAGTACGGGACAGATGAGAGCCCGGATGTGGATAAGCTTGAAAAGGAATTCTGGGATCTAGTGGGTAACCAGGACGTGAAGACCACAGTTCCTTATGGCGCCGATATTCATAGCGAGGACCCAGCTGAATTGACTGGCTTTCCAACTAACGATAAAACTTATAGCACACACCCAATGAACTTGCTTAACCTGCCCCAGGCTAGTAGTTCGCTGCTGCCATTCCTGAATAGAAACATCTCGGGTATGACAATCCCATGGATATATGTAGGCTCGAAGTTTTCAACATTCTGTTGGCATTTGGAGGATCAATACACGTTAAGCGCAAATTATCAACATGAGGGTTCACCCAAGGTTTGGTACAGTATACCAGATAACTCCTGTGACAATTTTCACAAGCTACTACATGATTTGACCCCTGATCTTTTTGAGAAACAACCTGATCTATTACATCAGTTGGTCAGTCTTATCTCACCGTATGACCCattgttcaagaaatataatgTCAAGTGGTATAAGGCGGTTCAGCATCCTAACGAATATATAGTAACATTCCCAAAGTGCTACCATGCAGGTTTCAATACGGGgtataatattaatgagGCTGTTAACTTCACGAGCGAATCGTGGCTACCTTATGGATTGGAAGCCATATCAGACTATCAACTTACGAAGAAAATGCCTGTGTTTGATATGTATGAGTTGATGGTGAATATTCTAGTAATGTATTATCGTGATAATTTGCCGTCTCCAGTAAGCGATGCTTTCTTACAACACTGCCACCATGAACTCTTATCATATATCAACAAggaaacaagaaatattttttcgGTAATGCCATTTATTGCACAAGAGAGACTTCTGCATGTTAGTAATCAATTACATCTTGATAGTGAAGATACCAAAGAATACATACAGGAGGATGACGAAGATGGTTTCTTTTGTGCTAGTTGTTCTACTATGTGCtcttttgtatttgtattacAGTGCAAACTTGATAGGTCTAGACATGctaaaagaagaaagactACAAATAACGATAACCACTTATTGAAGGTTCGAGAATTTAAAAAAcatcttgaagaagattcTGATTCCCAAGTGCTTTGCCTGACCCATTTCTTGGAATGTAAAGACAAATCAGAAACTATCAACAGTTTAATCTCTCTCAGAGAATTTAACGAACTCCATCATATCCTTAAGTTATCTGGTAATAAGATGGATGGAATAAAATGA
- the ILM1 gene encoding Ilm1p (CAGL0H00550g~Ortholog(s) have role in mitochondrial genome maintenance and endoplasmic reticulum localization), whose product MGILSAQNLILLRSALLLTIAFFCIKNVNSILQNSFFLVLSQAMELPALSMSQYSGQLGMFSMLFFFAALNDLVPLMEDNKTYFRSIVPVRLTVFFIIGAIAYLWTENLYFHNNAVFIYCFIEIWINFLLLNAVREERNEEFKREHRFMNDDLIEEPAPFEKAE is encoded by the coding sequence ATGGGAATTTTATCAGCGCAGAACTTAATATTGTTGAGAAGTGCACTACTTCTCACTATTGCATTCTTTTGCATAAAGAATGTTAACAGTATATTACAGAATTCATTTTTCCTTGTGTTATCTCAAGCAATGGAGCTTCCAGCTCTTTCAATGTCCCAATATAGTGGTCAATTAGGTATGTTCAGTATGCTATTCTTCTTTGCTGCTCTTAATGACCTGGTACCGCTAATGGAGGACAACAAAACATACTTCCGTTCAATCGTTCCTGTCAGATTGACagtcttcttcatcattggTGCCATTGCATATCTATGGACTGAGAACCTATACTTTCACAACAATGCCGTATTTATCTACTGCTTTATTGAAATATGGATTAATTTCCTTCTACTTAATGCTGTTAGGGAAGAACGTAATGAAGAGTTTAAGAGAGAGCACAGATTTATGAACGATGATTTGATTGAGGAACCTGCCCCTTTCGAAAAAGCAGAGTAG
- the TDA4 gene encoding Tda4p (CAGL0H00572g~Ortholog(s) have endoplasmic reticulum localization) → MSSLNDTVAAGYYEPLFGLSWYPDRLDNLWLAHLHEIVYAFIFYQVCQYTIAPKINRYFFGKHYSDITDKKLKLDFDVHTVSMIQAVISIAILLPVLALPFDLNIATYVNPWCSMVSALSCGYFVWDLALCLRHFSIYGFEFLFHAVGSLVVMLAILTPFCQPWVGKYLLFEASTPFVNMNWYTIQLNHKHKSSSGPVIPNWLNMINGLLLLLTFFGVRIVWGWSCNLLLLRQFWRARYELPYLAGAVVLSLNITMSLLNVLWFSKMLKIAKKMASPSKKQD, encoded by the coding sequence ATGTCTTCCCTAAACGATACCGTTGCTGCTGGGTACTATGAGCCTCTGTTCGGTTTGTCGTGGTACCCTGATCGACTAGATAACCTGTGGCTTGCGCATTTACATGAGATAGTATACGCTTTCATCTTTTACCAAGTCTGTCAGTATACTATCGCACCAAAAATAAACAGGTACTTTTTTGGCAAACACTACTCTGATATAACAGATAAGAAGCTTAAACTGGACTTTGATGTGCACACGGTGTCAATGATCCAGGCAGTGATATCTATTGCTATTTTGCTTCCGGTCTTGGCTCTACCATTTGATCTAAACATTGCTACTTATGTAAATCCATGGTGCTCAATGGTCAGCGCTCTAAGTTGTGGCTATTTTGTATGGGATCTAGCGCTATGTTTACGTCACTTCTCAATTTACGGGTTTGAGTTCTTATTCCATGCCGTGGGGTCATTGGTAGTGATGTTAGCTATTTTAACACCATTTTGCCAACCATGGGTAGGTAAGTACTTGCTATTTGAAGCTAGTACCCCATTTGTCAACATGAACTGGTACACGATTCAATTAAACCACAAACATAAATCTTCATCCGGTCCAGTAATTCCTAATTGGTTGAATATGATAAATGGtctattattattgctaACATTCTTTGGTGTCCGTATAGTTTGGGGCTGGAGCTGTAATCTATTATTACTAAGACAGTTTTGGAGAGCTAGATATGAGCTACCATATTTGGCTGGTGCAGTGGTTCTTTCACTAAATATCACCATGAGTTTACTCAATGTTTTATGGTTCTCTAAGATGCTTAAGATTGCCAAGAAAATGGCATCTCCAAGTAAAAAGCAAGACTAA
- the BBP1 gene encoding Bbp1p (CAGL0H00594g~Ortholog(s) have structural molecule activity, role in protein localization to spindle pole body, spindle pole body duplication and central plaque of spindle pole body localization), protein MVDTDDGASVGGLKGVYKWTVDALFGSGVSPSAKYRGLNHGSSRQRYSQDDTNYSRYKPLSSMRSRSRSNSWSVPVPQDPSFYKRYDLLPPISSDDEDYSEEDKLQYGANSNRGSPMVKGLMNPAPVVPKQQNNGYGEFDRRSTNPLFTDPTDTFARRKTSSSLMNNYRSSTEGIGDTAFIEETRNININGRDPLIAKLFGRITSPKKMANLPGKFPSPAKATLDSNRRRKNSVLHSIGSGRVRETSTSLDDKKILSEYMDIISDLDRNNENLSALSEQVEDRNQRYEEIDTEYKKKYYDMRNELIKELKQSKKTHDNYYLLYNKYKELKEMASESNRLKSTIYNLESEILEQGVSKNREIQNLNEKILKLESRCQELEAEKLLERDKYELRIASLEAKLREQNISNGKNYFSDYSYSHRSREFSPDNYRYLNNYFSEEMSDFDADIPYKNGR, encoded by the coding sequence ATGGTGGATACGGATGATGGTGCCAGTGTAGGTGGGCTGAAAGGTGTATATAAGTGGACAGTGGACGCGCTGTTTGGTAGTGGGGTATCTCCAAGCGCGAAATATAGAGGGTTGAATCACGGGAGTTCACGGCAGAGGTATTCACAGGATGACACTAATTATTCGAGGTATAAGCCTCTGAGTTCAATGAGGTCGAGGTCGAGGTCCAATTCTTGGTCTGTACCAGTGCCTCAGGATCCCTCATTTTATAAGAGGTATGATCTTTTACCTCCTATTTCaagtgatgatgaagattaCAGTGAGGAAGATAAATTACAATATGGTGCTAACTCGAATAGAGGATCACCAATGGTCAAAGGTCTTATGAACCCAGCGCCAGTGGTACCgaaacaacaaaacaacGGATATGGAGAATTTGATAGAAGAAGTACAAATCCGTTATTCACAGACCCTACGGACACCTTCGCCAGAAGAAAAACATCAAGCAGTTTGATGAACAACTATCGTTCAAGTACTGAGGGTATCGGAGATACAGCATTTATTGAGGAAACTAGAAATATAAACATCAATGGTAGAGACCCTCTTATTGCCAAACTATTTGGAAGGATTACATCTCCCAAGAAGATGGCAAATTTGCCTGGCAAATTCCCTTCTCCTGCTAAGGCTACTCTTGACTCAAATAGAAGGAGAAAAAACTCTGTGCTTCACTCAATTGGATCAGGCCGCGTACGAGAAACTTCTACTAGTTTAGATGACAAAAAAATCCTTAGTGAATATATGGACATCATATCTGATCTGGATagaaacaatgaaaacCTATCAGCGCTAAGTGAACAAGTTGAAGATAGAAATCAAAGGtatgaagaaattgatacTGAGTATAAGAAGAAGTATTATGATATGCGGAACGAATTGATTAAGGAACTAAAACAGTCGAAAAAGACACATGACAATTATTACCTGCTCTACaataaatacaaagaactaaaagaaatggCAAGTGAATCCAATAGACTAAAATCTACGATATATAATTTGGAGTCAGAGATATTGGAACAGGGTGTTTCGAAGAATAGAGAGATTCAGAATCTGAATGAAAAGATTTTGAAGCTCGAGAGTAGATGTCAGGAGCTCGAAGCAGAGAAATTGTTGGAGAGAGATAAATACGAATTACGGATAGCCAGCCTAGAGGCCAAGCTCCGTGAACAAAACATCTCAAATGGTAAGAATTATTTCAGTGATTACAGCTATTCTCATAGATCGAGAGAGTTTTCACCAGACAACTACCGTTATCTTAATAATTACTTTTCAGAAGAGATGTCAGACTTTGATGCAGACATTCCATATAAGAATGGTCGCTGA